The region CGCAGGCGGCACTTCACCGTCGAGTCCTGGCGGGTGATCGTCGAGCAGCGCGAGGACGGCGCCGTCACCAGCGAGGCGACGGTCCGGCTGGTCGCCAAGGGCGAGCGCGTCATCGCCGTCGGCGAGGGCAACGGCCCGGTCAACGCGCTCGACCGGGCGCTGCGGTCGGCCCTCGAGCAGACCTTCCCCGAGCTCGCCACCCTCGAGCTGACCGACTTCAAGGTCCGCATCCTCGAGGGCACCTCCGGCACCGGGGCGATCACCCGGGTGCTGGTCGAGTCGGGCGACGGCACCGGCGACACCTGGTCCACCGTCGGGGTGGACGAGAACGTCATCTCCGCGTCCTGGCACGCTCTCGAGGAAGCCGTCAGCTACGGGCTCCTGCGGGCCGGGCGCACGCTCGACTGAGCCGTGCGAGCGGGCGGGAAGGGCGGAGCACGCGACCG is a window of Mycobacteriales bacterium DNA encoding:
- a CDS encoding alpha-isopropylmalate synthase regulatory domain-containing protein translates to DMAGRASVELKGRELGFDLSESKDVIGRVTDKVKELEARGYSFEAADASFELLLRDELAGERRRHFTVESWRVIVEQREDGAVTSEATVRLVAKGERVIAVGEGNGPVNALDRALRSALEQTFPELATLELTDFKVRILEGTSGTGAITRVLVESGDGTGDTWSTVGVDENVISASWHALEEAVSYGLLRAGRTLD